A genomic window from Astatotilapia calliptera chromosome 12, fAstCal1.2, whole genome shotgun sequence includes:
- the kank1a gene encoding KN motif and ankyrin repeat domain-containing protein 1a isoform X1, translating into MAQTVHVNGNGPERGQRCPSTEDEKDSEAPYYVETPYGYQLDLDFLKYVDDIERGNTIKKLSIQRKPKVAKPSAVPRGSTGGVSAQAEWTSTDSLSSSNSDGKQSPVFFTNRAAAPLTPTLSRAACEVPLHQPCSSFAEQKQLLPPPSPRFAPRHNPQVEKTLMETRRRLEQERALLQPLSEPPMPRRRLASFGGMGSSSSLSSYSGSIGTSQISPNTYQTLPINGHLPNGEYNPYYPPSRGSSIRHSPMSSGVATPVTNVSPLHLQQIREQMVVALKKLKELEEQVKTIPILQVKIAVLQEEKRQLAAQSKGQGLGGFRKRSYSVGCADQMENPGPIQKETELHIIEPEAQEQSAQRLEEFRRLAAEVQALEKTSKDNANENQPQNLTQNQAHQKSVGIVTDQNMNNLPATQRKPEKERCFRDAGVSTERLEIRSTAVGVTEAMLGMSSEAEKEIELQQQTIDSLKEKIYRLEVQLKETTHQMEMGKLKLELQAAGGSNKKKADKGLMVRPEMYSACVEAKVQTRSQGVGEHLEFSHVSTAKSPQTLTRGVSCQPSVHSVATGPDIPMDRWVVHEQMEVSDQCVGRHVETCHRQVGVELSVCEVGVNTEELVDSLTLGEPAMEASKEQRSVGCGDCSVDVIVSPIKTLVSQGTETDRVSQVDSGVTAAPEFLTQETSTEAEVAHKSTNTKHAVLSDSFTHMESVTSDKQTNTVVTETRTVAAGEGLVKDVHSTAKMRSIAVGTTSDVELLPGKLSSTKTKECGVGPVSVHENFLVGLKTRNIACGPSQPAESVASIGSQETAEVKPAPAAVHADPAALQAHGGVSLDHYIERVQKLLQEQQMLLAENYTELAEAFGQPQSQFGVINSQLVSTLSSINSVMKYGSAEDILKLQAESKEESSQQLQLSSVGAKHVEKSPDLTAADTPANTPSQQQISAAEQKSRMDLQMSTALHGQSTLKSIMKKKDGRADSNGTKKNLQFVGVNGGYETTSSDDSSSEDSSSSGSDEEDEEEEEGYGGKEEHQKVEGQSLREEFQPEGAEDVDKKDDEESSEKQETRERYELSEKMLAACDVLKSHLSDSKAVTNKDLRGCLNTVQHEWFRVSSQKAAVAAMVEDYLGAFTDFSPAVLRHIVNMADGNGNTALHYSVSHSNFQVVKKLLDADVCNVNQQNKAGYTPIMLAALAAVETPRDMRIVEELFGKGDVNARASQAGQTGLMLAVSHGRMDMVRALLAHGADVNIQDDEGSTALMCASEHGHVEIVKLLLARPGCDATLSDSDESSALSIALEAGHKDIAVLLYAHVNFSKAQSPGTPRLGRKTSPSPTRRGMFD; encoded by the exons ATGGCTCAAACCGTGCACGTGAACGGCAATGGCCCAG AAAGAGGACAAAGATGCCCAAGCACAGAAGACGAGAAGGACTCTGAGGCCCCCTACTATGTTGAAACTCCTTATGGTTACCAGTTAGACCTGGACTTCCTCAAGTATGTTGACGACATCGAGAGGGGCAACACTATTAAGAAGCTGAGTATCCAGAGGAAGCCCAAAGTGGCCAAACCCTCGGCGGTGCCTCGGGGCAGCACTGGCGGGGTCAGCGCTCAGGCTGAATGGACCTCCACAGACTCGCTGTCCTCCTCCAACAGTGACGGCAAACAGTCCCCGGTCTTCTTCACCAACAGGGCCGCTGCCCCGCTGACCCCCACCCTCTCCAGGGCAGCCTGTGAGGTGCCTCTGCATCAGCCGTGTTCAAGCTTCGCAGAGCAGAAACAGCTCCTCCCCCCGCCGTCGCCCAGGTTTGCCCCTCGGCACAACCCTCAAGTGGAGAAGACCCTCATGGAGACCCGCCGTCGGCTGGAGCAGGAGCGTGCGCTTCTGCAGCCGCTAAGCGAGCCTCCGATGCCCCGCCGGCGTCTCGCCAGCTTCGGTGGTATGGGCTCCAGCAGCTCGCTGTCCTCCTACTCTGGCTCCATAGGCACAAGCCAGATCTCTCCCAACACCTATCAGACTCTGCCCATCAACGGTCATCTCCCTAACGGAGAGTATAACCCCTATTACCCACCATCCAGGGGCAGCTCCATCCGCCACAGCCCCATGAGCTCTGGCGTGGCTACCCCGGTAACTAACGTCAGCCCGTTACACCTGCAGCAAATCCGGGAGCAGATGGTCGTGGCGCTCAAGAAGCTGAAAGAGCTGGAAGAGCAGGTGAAAACCATTCCCATCCTGCAGGTGAAGATTGCCGTTCTGCAGGAGGAGAAAAGACAGTTGGCTGCTCAATCAAAAGGTCAAGGTCTTGGCGGCTTCCGCAAACGTTCCTACAGTGTAGGCTGCGCTGACCAAATGGAAAACCCGGGCCCCATCCAAAAGGAAACGGAGCTGCACATCATCGAGCCAGAAGCCCAGGAGCAGAGCGCTCAGAGGCTGGAGGAGTTCAGACGCCTGGCTGCTGAGGTCCAAGCACTGGAGAAGACTTCCAAGGACAACGCAAATGAAAATCAGCCTCAAAACCTCACGCAGAACCAGGCCCACCAAAAGTCTGTTGGCATAGTTACTGATCAAAATATGAATAATCTTCCAGCCACCCAAAGAAAGCCAGAGAAGGAACGCTGTTTTCGGGACGCGGGGGTGTCTACAGAGCGACTGGAAATCCGGAGCACTGCAGTTGGCGTCACCGAGGCCATGCTGGGCATGAGCAGCGAAGCTGAGAAAGAGATCGAGCTCCAGCAGCAGACCATCGACTCCCTGAAGGAGAAGATCTACCGCCTGGAGGTGCAGCTCAAAGAAACCACTCATCAGATGGAGATGGGCAAGCTGAAACTGGAGCTCCAAGCTGCCGGTGggtcaaacaagaaaaaagcagaCAAAGGTTTGATGGTCAGGCCGGAGATGTACAGCGCCTGTGTGGAGGCGAAAGTCCAGACACGCAGCCAGGGAGTGGGCGAACATCTGGAATTCAGCCATGTTAGCACTGCTAAAAGTCCACAGACTCTGACTAGAGGAGTGTCCTGTCAGCCTTCTGTGCACAGCGTCGCCACAGGACCGGATATCCCCATGGACCGGTGGGTGGTGCACGAACAGATGGAGGTGTCTGACCAGTGTGTAGGACGGCACGTGGAGACGTGCCATCGGCAGGTAGGCGTAGAGCTCAGCGTTTGTGAGGTGGGAGTGAACACAGAGGAGCTGGTGGACAGCTTGACCCTCGGTGAACCCGCGATGGAAGCCAGCAAAGAGCAGAGATCCGTGGGCTGTGGAGACTGTTCGGTGGATGTGATCGTTAGTCCCATCAAGACGCTGGTGTCACAAGGAACTGAGACTGACCGTGTCAGTCAAGTGGACTCTGGAGTCACGGCGGCTCCTGAGTTCCTGACTCAGGAGACCAGCACTGAGGCAGAAGTTGCACACAAGTCCACGAACACGAAGCACGCTGTCCTCTCAGACTCATTCACTCACATGGAGTCGGTTACATCAGATAAGCAAACCAACACGGTGGTCACAGAAACCCGGACCGTCGCTGCCGGAGAAGGACTCGTCAAAGACGTTCACTCAACGGCAAAGATGCGTTCGATCGCCGTTGGAACCACCTCGGACGTGGAGCTCTTGCCCGGCAAATTGAGCTCAACTAAAACCAAAGAATGCGGGGTGGGGCCAGTGAGCGTCCATGAGAATTTCCTGGTTGGTTTAAAAACCAGAAACATAGCATGTGGCCCCTCCCAGCCGGCTGAGTCTGTGGCGAGCATCGGCAGCCAGGAGACGGCAGAGGTGAAGCCTGCGCCGGCCGCTGTGCACGCTGATCCGGCCGCCCTGCAGGCGCACGGTGGCGTCAGCTTGGACCATTACATCGAGCGCGTGCAGAAGCTGCTGCAGGAGCAGCAAATGCTGCTGGCCGAGAACTATACCGAGCTGGCGGAGGCATTCGGCCAGCCCCAGTCCCAGTTTGGGGTCATCAACAGTCAGCTGGTCAGCACACTGTCATCCATCAACTCAGTCATGAAGTACGGGAGCGCCGAGGACATCCTGAAGCTGCAGGCGGAGTCAAAAGAAG AGAGCAGTCAGCAGCTCCAGCTGTCGTCTGTCGGGGCGAAGCACGTGGAGAAGTCACCTGACCTCACAGCAGCGGATACGCCTGCGAACACGCCGTCGCAGCAGCAGATCAGTGCGGCCGAGCAGAAGAGCCGCATGGACCTCCAGATGTCTACAGCGCTGCATG GGCAGAGCACCCTGAAATCCATCATGAAGAAGAAAGACGGCCGAGCCGACTCCAACGGCACGAAGAAGAACCTGCAGTTCGTCGGGGTGAACGGAGG ATACGAGACTACGTCGAGTGACGACTCCAGCTCAGAGGACAGCAGCTCCTCTGGGTCAGACgaagaggacgaggaggaggaggaggggtacGGAGGAAAGGAGGAACACCAGAAAGTGGAGGGGCAGAGCCTGAGGGAGGAGTTCCAGCCCGAGGGAGCAGAGGACGTGGACAAGAAGGATGACGAGGAAAGTTCAGAGAAGCAGGAGACGAGAGAGAG GTACGAGCTGAGCGAGAAGATGCTGGCTGCATGCGACGTTCTCAAGTCGCACCTCAGTGACTCCAAGGCTGTGACCAACAAAGACCTG AGAGGCTGTCTCAACACGGTGCAGCACGAGTGGTTCCGCGTGTCCAGTCAGAAGGCGGCGGTGGCGGCCATGGTGGAGGACTACCTGGGAGCTTTCACGGACTTCTCTCCCGCCGTGCTGCGCCACATCGTCAACATGGCCGACGGCAACGGCAACACGGCGCTGCACTACAGCGTTTCACACTCAAACTTCCAGGTGGTGAAGAAGCTGCTGGATGCAG acGTGTGTAATGTGAACCAGCAGAACAAGGCGGGATACACCCCCATCATGCTCGCCGCGCTCGCAGCCGTGGAGACGCCCAGGGACATGCGTATTGTGGAGGAGCTCTTCGGCAAGGGTGACGTCAACGCACGCGCCAGTCAG GCCGGCCAGACGGGGCTGATGCTGGCGGTCAGTCACGGCAGGATGGACATGGTTCGAGCTCTGCTGGCTCACGGCGCCGACGTCAACATCCAGGACGACGAGGGCTCGACGGCGCTCATGTGCGCCAGCGAGCACGGCCACGTCGAGATCGTCAAGCTGCTGCTGGCCCGGCCGGGCTGTGACGCCACGCTCAGCGACAGT GATGAGAGCAGCGCTCTGTCCATAGCTCTGGAGGCGGGACACAAGGACATCGCAGTGCTGCTTTATGCTCACGTCAACTTCTCCAAAGCCCAGTCACCA ggaACGCCTCGACTCGGCAGAAAAACGTCCCCGAGTCCGACCCGGAGGGGCATGTTTGATTAA
- the kank1a gene encoding KN motif and ankyrin repeat domain-containing protein 1a isoform X3, whose translation METRRRLEQERALLQPLSEPPMPRRRLASFGGMGSSSSLSSYSGSIGTSQISPNTYQTLPINGHLPNGEYNPYYPPSRGSSIRHSPMSSGVATPVTNVSPLHLQQIREQMVVALKKLKELEEQVKTIPILQVKIAVLQEEKRQLAAQSKGQGLGGFRKRSYSVGCADQMENPGPIQKETELHIIEPEAQEQSAQRLEEFRRLAAEVQALEKTSKDNANENQPQNLTQNQAHQKSVGIVTDQNMNNLPATQRKPEKERCFRDAGVSTERLEIRSTAVGVTEAMLGMSSEAEKEIELQQQTIDSLKEKIYRLEVQLKETTHQMEMGKLKLELQAAGGSNKKKADKGLMVRPEMYSACVEAKVQTRSQGVGEHLEFSHVSTAKSPQTLTRGVSCQPSVHSVATGPDIPMDRWVVHEQMEVSDQCVGRHVETCHRQVGVELSVCEVGVNTEELVDSLTLGEPAMEASKEQRSVGCGDCSVDVIVSPIKTLVSQGTETDRVSQVDSGVTAAPEFLTQETSTEAEVAHKSTNTKHAVLSDSFTHMESVTSDKQTNTVVTETRTVAAGEGLVKDVHSTAKMRSIAVGTTSDVELLPGKLSSTKTKECGVGPVSVHENFLVGLKTRNIACGPSQPAESVASIGSQETAEVKPAPAAVHADPAALQAHGGVSLDHYIERVQKLLQEQQMLLAENYTELAEAFGQPQSQFGVINSQLVSTLSSINSVMKYGSAEDILKLQAESKEESSQQLQLSSVGAKHVEKSPDLTAADTPANTPSQQQISAAEQKSRMDLQMSTALHGQSTLKSIMKKKDGRADSNGTKKNLQFVGVNGGYETTSSDDSSSEDSSSSGSDEEDEEEEEGYGGKEEHQKVEGQSLREEFQPEGAEDVDKKDDEESSEKQETRERYELSEKMLAACDVLKSHLSDSKAVTNKDLRGCLNTVQHEWFRVSSQKAAVAAMVEDYLGAFTDFSPAVLRHIVNMADGNGNTALHYSVSHSNFQVVKKLLDADVCNVNQQNKAGYTPIMLAALAAVETPRDMRIVEELFGKGDVNARASQAGQTGLMLAVSHGRMDMVRALLAHGADVNIQDDEGSTALMCASEHGHVEIVKLLLARPGCDATLSDSDESSALSIALEAGHKDIAVLLYAHVNFSKAQSPGTPRLGRKTSPSPTRRGMFD comes from the exons ATGGAGACCCGCCGTCGGCTGGAGCAGGAGCGTGCGCTTCTGCAGCCGCTAAGCGAGCCTCCGATGCCCCGCCGGCGTCTCGCCAGCTTCGGTGGTATGGGCTCCAGCAGCTCGCTGTCCTCCTACTCTGGCTCCATAGGCACAAGCCAGATCTCTCCCAACACCTATCAGACTCTGCCCATCAACGGTCATCTCCCTAACGGAGAGTATAACCCCTATTACCCACCATCCAGGGGCAGCTCCATCCGCCACAGCCCCATGAGCTCTGGCGTGGCTACCCCGGTAACTAACGTCAGCCCGTTACACCTGCAGCAAATCCGGGAGCAGATGGTCGTGGCGCTCAAGAAGCTGAAAGAGCTGGAAGAGCAGGTGAAAACCATTCCCATCCTGCAGGTGAAGATTGCCGTTCTGCAGGAGGAGAAAAGACAGTTGGCTGCTCAATCAAAAGGTCAAGGTCTTGGCGGCTTCCGCAAACGTTCCTACAGTGTAGGCTGCGCTGACCAAATGGAAAACCCGGGCCCCATCCAAAAGGAAACGGAGCTGCACATCATCGAGCCAGAAGCCCAGGAGCAGAGCGCTCAGAGGCTGGAGGAGTTCAGACGCCTGGCTGCTGAGGTCCAAGCACTGGAGAAGACTTCCAAGGACAACGCAAATGAAAATCAGCCTCAAAACCTCACGCAGAACCAGGCCCACCAAAAGTCTGTTGGCATAGTTACTGATCAAAATATGAATAATCTTCCAGCCACCCAAAGAAAGCCAGAGAAGGAACGCTGTTTTCGGGACGCGGGGGTGTCTACAGAGCGACTGGAAATCCGGAGCACTGCAGTTGGCGTCACCGAGGCCATGCTGGGCATGAGCAGCGAAGCTGAGAAAGAGATCGAGCTCCAGCAGCAGACCATCGACTCCCTGAAGGAGAAGATCTACCGCCTGGAGGTGCAGCTCAAAGAAACCACTCATCAGATGGAGATGGGCAAGCTGAAACTGGAGCTCCAAGCTGCCGGTGggtcaaacaagaaaaaagcagaCAAAGGTTTGATGGTCAGGCCGGAGATGTACAGCGCCTGTGTGGAGGCGAAAGTCCAGACACGCAGCCAGGGAGTGGGCGAACATCTGGAATTCAGCCATGTTAGCACTGCTAAAAGTCCACAGACTCTGACTAGAGGAGTGTCCTGTCAGCCTTCTGTGCACAGCGTCGCCACAGGACCGGATATCCCCATGGACCGGTGGGTGGTGCACGAACAGATGGAGGTGTCTGACCAGTGTGTAGGACGGCACGTGGAGACGTGCCATCGGCAGGTAGGCGTAGAGCTCAGCGTTTGTGAGGTGGGAGTGAACACAGAGGAGCTGGTGGACAGCTTGACCCTCGGTGAACCCGCGATGGAAGCCAGCAAAGAGCAGAGATCCGTGGGCTGTGGAGACTGTTCGGTGGATGTGATCGTTAGTCCCATCAAGACGCTGGTGTCACAAGGAACTGAGACTGACCGTGTCAGTCAAGTGGACTCTGGAGTCACGGCGGCTCCTGAGTTCCTGACTCAGGAGACCAGCACTGAGGCAGAAGTTGCACACAAGTCCACGAACACGAAGCACGCTGTCCTCTCAGACTCATTCACTCACATGGAGTCGGTTACATCAGATAAGCAAACCAACACGGTGGTCACAGAAACCCGGACCGTCGCTGCCGGAGAAGGACTCGTCAAAGACGTTCACTCAACGGCAAAGATGCGTTCGATCGCCGTTGGAACCACCTCGGACGTGGAGCTCTTGCCCGGCAAATTGAGCTCAACTAAAACCAAAGAATGCGGGGTGGGGCCAGTGAGCGTCCATGAGAATTTCCTGGTTGGTTTAAAAACCAGAAACATAGCATGTGGCCCCTCCCAGCCGGCTGAGTCTGTGGCGAGCATCGGCAGCCAGGAGACGGCAGAGGTGAAGCCTGCGCCGGCCGCTGTGCACGCTGATCCGGCCGCCCTGCAGGCGCACGGTGGCGTCAGCTTGGACCATTACATCGAGCGCGTGCAGAAGCTGCTGCAGGAGCAGCAAATGCTGCTGGCCGAGAACTATACCGAGCTGGCGGAGGCATTCGGCCAGCCCCAGTCCCAGTTTGGGGTCATCAACAGTCAGCTGGTCAGCACACTGTCATCCATCAACTCAGTCATGAAGTACGGGAGCGCCGAGGACATCCTGAAGCTGCAGGCGGAGTCAAAAGAAG AGAGCAGTCAGCAGCTCCAGCTGTCGTCTGTCGGGGCGAAGCACGTGGAGAAGTCACCTGACCTCACAGCAGCGGATACGCCTGCGAACACGCCGTCGCAGCAGCAGATCAGTGCGGCCGAGCAGAAGAGCCGCATGGACCTCCAGATGTCTACAGCGCTGCATG GGCAGAGCACCCTGAAATCCATCATGAAGAAGAAAGACGGCCGAGCCGACTCCAACGGCACGAAGAAGAACCTGCAGTTCGTCGGGGTGAACGGAGG ATACGAGACTACGTCGAGTGACGACTCCAGCTCAGAGGACAGCAGCTCCTCTGGGTCAGACgaagaggacgaggaggaggaggaggggtacGGAGGAAAGGAGGAACACCAGAAAGTGGAGGGGCAGAGCCTGAGGGAGGAGTTCCAGCCCGAGGGAGCAGAGGACGTGGACAAGAAGGATGACGAGGAAAGTTCAGAGAAGCAGGAGACGAGAGAGAG GTACGAGCTGAGCGAGAAGATGCTGGCTGCATGCGACGTTCTCAAGTCGCACCTCAGTGACTCCAAGGCTGTGACCAACAAAGACCTG AGAGGCTGTCTCAACACGGTGCAGCACGAGTGGTTCCGCGTGTCCAGTCAGAAGGCGGCGGTGGCGGCCATGGTGGAGGACTACCTGGGAGCTTTCACGGACTTCTCTCCCGCCGTGCTGCGCCACATCGTCAACATGGCCGACGGCAACGGCAACACGGCGCTGCACTACAGCGTTTCACACTCAAACTTCCAGGTGGTGAAGAAGCTGCTGGATGCAG acGTGTGTAATGTGAACCAGCAGAACAAGGCGGGATACACCCCCATCATGCTCGCCGCGCTCGCAGCCGTGGAGACGCCCAGGGACATGCGTATTGTGGAGGAGCTCTTCGGCAAGGGTGACGTCAACGCACGCGCCAGTCAG GCCGGCCAGACGGGGCTGATGCTGGCGGTCAGTCACGGCAGGATGGACATGGTTCGAGCTCTGCTGGCTCACGGCGCCGACGTCAACATCCAGGACGACGAGGGCTCGACGGCGCTCATGTGCGCCAGCGAGCACGGCCACGTCGAGATCGTCAAGCTGCTGCTGGCCCGGCCGGGCTGTGACGCCACGCTCAGCGACAGT GATGAGAGCAGCGCTCTGTCCATAGCTCTGGAGGCGGGACACAAGGACATCGCAGTGCTGCTTTATGCTCACGTCAACTTCTCCAAAGCCCAGTCACCA ggaACGCCTCGACTCGGCAGAAAAACGTCCCCGAGTCCGACCCGGAGGGGCATGTTTGATTAA